The Bordetella sp. FB-8 genome includes a window with the following:
- a CDS encoding NAD(P)/FAD-dependent oxidoreductase gives MSDSFDVAVIGAGAAGMMCAAVAGLRGLRVVLIDHAAKLAEKIRISGGGRCNFTNIGAGPGNFLSENPHFCRSALAGYTPRDFLDLVRSHRIAWHEKHRGQLFCDQSSADIIDMLRAECGQGAVAWRMSCAVREIARSDAGYELRTSLGLLRAAKLVIATGGMAIPQLGATDFGLKVARQFGLKVVEPRPALVPLTFDAAQWQPFAELSGAALEVDLQTGQDKAGGRFLEDLLFTHRGLSGPAILQISSYWNPGQAVQIDLAPGRDMAEELLALKPGSKQQLQTVLSERWPRRLAEAWLRVAGVGAGARLADMSDKALRALSERIHRWQLVPIGTAGYKKAEAMRGGVDTRGLDQKSMQAKAVPGLHFIGETVDVTGWLGGYNFQWAWASGVACGRAL, from the coding sequence ATGAGCGATTCCTTCGACGTTGCCGTGATCGGCGCCGGCGCGGCCGGCATGATGTGCGCCGCGGTGGCGGGCCTGCGCGGCCTGCGCGTGGTGCTGATCGACCACGCTGCGAAGCTGGCCGAGAAAATCCGCATTTCGGGCGGAGGCCGCTGCAACTTCACCAACATCGGCGCTGGTCCGGGCAATTTCCTGTCGGAAAACCCCCATTTCTGCCGCTCGGCCCTGGCGGGCTATACGCCGCGCGATTTTCTCGATCTGGTGCGCAGCCATCGCATCGCCTGGCACGAAAAGCATCGCGGCCAACTGTTCTGCGACCAATCCAGCGCAGACATCATTGACATGCTGCGCGCCGAATGCGGGCAGGGCGCCGTGGCCTGGCGCATGTCTTGCGCAGTACGCGAGATCGCGCGCAGCGATGCGGGCTACGAACTGCGCACCAGCCTGGGCCTGCTGCGCGCGGCCAAGCTGGTGATCGCCACCGGCGGCATGGCCATTCCGCAACTGGGCGCCACCGATTTCGGTTTGAAGGTGGCGCGCCAATTCGGTCTGAAGGTCGTCGAGCCGCGTCCCGCGCTGGTGCCGCTGACCTTCGACGCGGCGCAGTGGCAGCCTTTTGCGGAACTTTCCGGCGCGGCGCTCGAAGTCGATCTGCAAACCGGACAGGACAAGGCCGGCGGCCGCTTTCTGGAGGACCTGCTGTTCACGCACCGCGGCCTGTCGGGACCCGCCATCCTGCAGATATCGAGCTACTGGAATCCCGGCCAGGCCGTGCAGATCGACCTCGCGCCAGGGCGCGACATGGCCGAAGAATTGTTGGCGCTCAAGCCCGGCAGTAAACAACAGTTGCAGACCGTGCTGAGCGAACGGTGGCCCCGGCGGCTGGCGGAAGCCTGGTTGCGGGTCGCGGGCGTGGGCGCCGGCGCGAGGCTGGCCGATATGTCCGACAAGGCCTTGCGCGCATTGAGCGAACGCATTCACCGCTGGCAGCTCGTCCCCATCGGCACCGCGGGCTACAAAAAAGCCGAAGCCATGCGCGGCGGCGTGGACACGCGCGGCCTGGACCAGAAGTCTATGCAGGCCAAGGCCGTCCCCGGCCTGCATTTCATCGGCGAGACCGTGGACGTCACCGGTTGGCTGGGCGGCTACAACTTTCAATGGGCCTGGGCTTCGGGCGTGGCTTGCGGCCGGGCGCTGTAA
- the gcvT gene encoding glycine cleavage system aminomethyltransferase GcvT → MSAPLQRTPLYDAHLAAGARTVDFGGWDMPVNYGSQIEEHHAVRQASGMFDVSHMLNVDVTGDGAYDFLRRLVANDVAKLTTPGKALYSCMLNPQGGVIDDLIVYFFASDAWRVVVNAGTADKDVAWMRRVAASGKFEVTITPRRDLAMVAVQGPQARAKVWAVRPAWKAATENLTPFSGAALDGDTLVARTGYTGEDGFEIVLPAGEATAFWNDLAAAGVRPCGLGARDTLRLEAGMNLYGQDMDELIHPDQAGLTWTVSFKDAARRFIGRDAIEQFATPAAFLGLKLRDRGVMRSHMKVQTALGEGEVTSGTMSPTLNVSVGFARLPVGVKPGDAVQVDIRGKWVPAQVCKLPFVRNGKAVEHA, encoded by the coding sequence ATGTCCGCACCTTTGCAGCGCACCCCGCTTTACGACGCCCACCTCGCCGCCGGCGCCCGCACCGTCGATTTCGGCGGCTGGGACATGCCCGTCAACTACGGCTCCCAGATCGAAGAGCACCATGCCGTGCGCCAGGCCAGCGGCATGTTCGACGTGTCGCACATGCTCAACGTCGACGTGACCGGCGACGGCGCCTACGACTTCCTGCGCCGGCTCGTCGCCAACGACGTAGCCAAGCTCACCACGCCGGGCAAGGCGCTCTACAGCTGCATGCTCAATCCGCAGGGCGGGGTGATCGACGATCTCATCGTCTACTTCTTCGCCTCCGATGCCTGGCGAGTGGTGGTCAACGCCGGCACGGCCGACAAGGACGTGGCCTGGATGCGCCGCGTCGCCGCGTCGGGCAAGTTCGAGGTGACCATCACGCCGCGCCGCGACCTGGCCATGGTGGCCGTGCAAGGCCCGCAGGCCCGCGCCAAGGTCTGGGCCGTGCGCCCGGCCTGGAAGGCCGCCACGGAAAACCTCACGCCCTTCTCGGGCGCGGCATTGGACGGCGACACGCTGGTGGCGCGCACCGGCTACACCGGCGAAGACGGCTTCGAGATCGTGCTGCCGGCCGGTGAGGCCACGGCTTTCTGGAACGACCTCGCCGCCGCGGGCGTGCGGCCCTGCGGCCTGGGCGCGCGCGACACGCTGCGTCTGGAAGCCGGCATGAATCTTTACGGCCAGGACATGGACGAACTCATCCATCCCGACCAGGCCGGGCTGACCTGGACGGTCTCGTTCAAGGACGCCGCGCGCCGCTTTATCGGCCGCGATGCCATCGAGCAGTTCGCCACGCCCGCCGCCTTCCTGGGCCTCAAATTGCGCGACCGCGGCGTGATGCGCTCGCACATGAAGGTGCAGACCGCGCTGGGCGAAGGCGAAGTCACCAGCGGCACCATGTCGCCCACGCTAAACGTGTCGGTGGGATTTGCCCGGCTGCCCGTCGGTGTCAAGCCCGGCGACGCCGTGCAGGTCGACATCCGCGGCAAGTGGGTGCCCGCCCAGGTTTGCAAGCTGCCTTTCGTGCGCAACGGCAAAGCCGTCGAGCACGCCTGA
- the gcvH gene encoding glycine cleavage system protein GcvH: MSLPTDRKYTESHEWVKAEDGVFVIGITDNAQNQLGDIVFVGDVDVGAKLGAGDTAAVVESVKAASDIYAPVAGEVVAFNDALDANPSAINESPYEAWIFKIKPNNAADADALMDAAGYAAANGL; this comes from the coding sequence ATGAGTCTGCCCACCGATCGCAAGTACACCGAGTCCCATGAGTGGGTGAAGGCCGAAGACGGCGTCTTTGTCATCGGCATTACCGACAACGCCCAGAACCAATTGGGCGACATCGTCTTCGTGGGCGATGTCGATGTCGGCGCCAAGCTGGGCGCGGGCGACACCGCCGCCGTAGTCGAATCGGTCAAGGCCGCTTCCGACATCTACGCGCCGGTGGCCGGCGAGGTCGTCGCCTTCAATGACGCGCTGGACGCCAATCCGTCGGCCATCAACGAATCGCCCTACGAAGCCTGGATCTTCAAGATCAAGCCGAACAACGCCGCCGACGCCGACGCCCTGATGGATGCCGCCGGCTACGCCGCGGCCAACGGCCTGTAA
- the gcvP gene encoding aminomethyl-transferring glycine dehydrogenase, translating into MPSALDTHTDFIPRHIGPNEADQAKMLAAVGSPSLDALIGEVVPPGIRLAQPLTLPASRDEADVLAELRGMAGKNQVLRNYIGQGYYGTHTPNVILRNILENPAWYTAYTPYQPEISQGRLEALLNYQTMVADLTGLDIANASLLDESTAAAEAMTLARRSAKSKSNVFFVSKHCHPQTIEVVRTRAEGLGIEIAVGDESQELPECYGVLLQYPHSLGGVSDYRALAQSVHAQGGVVACATDLLALALLAAPGAWGADIAVGSAQRFGVPFGFGGPHAGFMACKDAHKRNLPGRLVGVSKDAQGNYALRLALQTREQHIRREKATSNICTAQVLLAVMAGMYAVWHGPVGIARIAQRVQRYTAVLREALVMLGVRVGNDTFFDTLLLHTGSNTGAILAAAEQAGINLRRVSSTNLAVSLDETVTALDLQALVNVFGAGLQKSVGMLSVQALASKVASGIPAALRREGAILSHPVFSSVSSETDMLRYLRKLADKDLALDRSMIPLGSCTMKLNATAEMIPVTWPEFANLHPYAPASQSKGYRELIERLSAALCEITGYDNISLQPNSGAQGEYAGLLAIRGYHRANGQAQRNICLIPSSAHGTNPASANLAGMDVVVVASDDKGNVDIPDLKAKIAQVGDKLAALMITYPSTHGVFEEAVVEICDLVHAAGGQVYLDGANMNAMVGLAQPGKFGSDVSHLNLHKTFCIPHGGGGPGVGPVAVRAHLAPFLPGVLDAQGKLPEGSKTGPVSAAPFGSASILPIPMVYIALMGAEGLKQATEVAILNANYIATRLSPHYPVLYCGRNGRVAHECILDLRPLKDATGISGEDVAKRLMDYGFHAPTMSFPVAGTLMIEPTESESLHEIDRFIAAMISIRQEIAQIERGERDAQDNVLKNAPHTAQMLLAEEWHHAYPRQQAAYPVASLRESKYWPPVARVDNVYGDRNLVCSCLPIEAYA; encoded by the coding sequence ATGCCGAGCGCCCTGGACACCCATACCGATTTCATTCCCCGCCATATCGGCCCCAACGAGGCCGATCAGGCCAAGATGCTGGCCGCGGTGGGCAGCCCCAGCCTCGATGCCCTGATCGGCGAAGTGGTGCCTCCGGGCATCCGGCTGGCCCAGCCCCTGACCCTGCCCGCCTCGCGCGACGAGGCCGACGTGCTGGCCGAACTGCGCGGCATGGCCGGCAAGAATCAGGTCTTGCGCAACTATATCGGCCAGGGTTACTACGGCACGCACACGCCCAACGTCATCCTGCGCAACATCCTCGAGAACCCTGCCTGGTACACGGCCTATACGCCCTACCAGCCCGAGATATCGCAAGGCCGGCTGGAGGCGCTGCTCAACTACCAGACCATGGTGGCCGACCTCACGGGCCTGGACATCGCCAACGCTTCGCTGCTGGACGAGAGCACCGCCGCCGCCGAGGCCATGACGCTGGCGCGCCGCAGCGCCAAGAGCAAGAGCAATGTTTTCTTCGTGTCCAAGCACTGCCATCCGCAGACCATCGAAGTGGTGCGCACGCGCGCCGAGGGCCTGGGTATCGAGATTGCCGTGGGTGACGAGTCCCAGGAACTGCCCGAGTGCTACGGCGTGCTGCTGCAGTATCCGCACAGCCTGGGCGGCGTGAGCGACTACCGGGCGCTGGCCCAGTCCGTGCATGCGCAGGGCGGCGTGGTGGCCTGCGCCACCGACCTGCTGGCCCTGGCCCTGCTGGCCGCGCCCGGCGCTTGGGGCGCCGACATCGCCGTCGGCTCGGCCCAGCGTTTCGGCGTGCCTTTCGGCTTCGGCGGGCCGCACGCCGGCTTCATGGCCTGCAAGGACGCGCACAAGCGCAACCTGCCCGGCCGCCTGGTGGGCGTGTCAAAGGATGCGCAAGGCAACTACGCGCTGCGCCTGGCGCTGCAGACGCGCGAGCAGCACATCCGCCGCGAGAAGGCCACCTCCAACATCTGCACCGCCCAAGTGCTGCTGGCCGTGATGGCCGGCATGTACGCGGTCTGGCACGGCCCGGTCGGCATCGCGCGCATTGCCCAGCGCGTGCAGCGCTATACCGCCGTCCTGCGCGAAGCGCTGGTCATGCTGGGCGTGCGGGTGGGCAACGACACCTTCTTCGACACCTTGCTGCTGCATACCGGTTCGAACACCGGCGCCATTCTGGCCGCCGCCGAGCAGGCCGGCATCAATCTGCGCCGCGTCAGCAGCACCAACCTGGCCGTATCGCTCGATGAGACCGTGACGGCGCTGGATCTGCAAGCGCTGGTGAACGTCTTTGGCGCCGGTTTGCAAAAAAGCGTGGGCATGCTCAGCGTCCAGGCGCTGGCGAGCAAGGTCGCCAGCGGCATTCCCGCCGCGCTGCGCCGCGAGGGCGCCATCCTGTCGCATCCGGTCTTCTCGAGCGTGTCGTCCGAGACCGACATGCTGCGCTACCTGCGCAAGCTGGCCGACAAGGACCTGGCGCTCGATCGCAGCATGATCCCGCTCGGTTCGTGCACCATGAAACTGAACGCCACGGCCGAGATGATCCCGGTGACCTGGCCCGAGTTCGCCAACCTGCATCCCTACGCGCCGGCCTCGCAGAGCAAGGGCTATCGCGAACTGATCGAGCGCCTGTCCGCCGCGCTGTGCGAGATCACCGGTTACGACAATATCAGCCTGCAGCCCAACTCGGGCGCGCAGGGCGAGTACGCGGGCCTGCTGGCCATCCGCGGCTACCACCGCGCCAACGGTCAGGCCCAGCGCAATATCTGCCTGATTCCGTCCTCGGCGCACGGCACCAACCCCGCCTCGGCCAACCTGGCCGGCATGGATGTGGTGGTGGTGGCGTCCGACGACAAGGGCAACGTCGACATCCCCGACCTGAAGGCCAAGATCGCGCAGGTGGGCGACAAGCTGGCGGCACTGATGATTACCTACCCGTCCACGCACGGCGTGTTCGAGGAAGCGGTCGTCGAGATCTGTGATCTGGTGCATGCCGCCGGCGGCCAGGTCTACCTGGACGGCGCCAACATGAACGCCATGGTCGGACTGGCCCAGCCCGGCAAGTTCGGCTCCGACGTCTCGCATCTGAACCTGCACAAGACCTTCTGCATTCCACACGGCGGCGGCGGACCGGGCGTGGGTCCCGTGGCGGTGCGCGCGCATCTGGCGCCCTTCCTGCCCGGTGTGCTGGACGCCCAGGGCAAGCTGCCCGAAGGCAGCAAGACCGGCCCTGTGTCGGCCGCGCCTTTCGGTTCGGCCAGCATCCTGCCGATTCCCATGGTGTACATCGCGCTGATGGGCGCCGAGGGCCTGAAGCAGGCCACCGAGGTGGCCATCCTCAACGCCAACTACATTGCCACGCGCCTGAGCCCGCACTATCCCGTGCTGTATTGCGGCCGCAACGGCCGCGTGGCCCACGAGTGCATTCTCGACCTGCGCCCCCTCAAGGATGCCACCGGCATCTCGGGCGAGGACGTGGCCAAGCGCCTGATGGACTACGGCTTTCATGCGCCGACCATGAGCTTTCCCGTGGCCGGCACGCTGATGATCGAGCCCACCGAGTCGGAAAGCCTGCACGAGATCGACCGCTTCATCGCCGCGATGATTTCCATCCGCCAAGAGATCGCCCAGATCGAACGCGGCGAACGCGATGCCCAAGACAACGTGCTCAAGAACGCCCCGCATACCGCGCAGATGCTGCTGGCCGAAGAATGGCACCACGCCTATCCGCGCCAGCAGGCCGCCTATCCGGTGGCCAGCCTGCGCGAGAGCAAGTACTGGCCGCCGGTGGCGCGCGTGGACAATGTCTACGGCGACCGCAATCTGGTGTGCTCGTGCCTGCCCATCGAGGCGTATGCTTGA